TCAACCGAATGTAACTATTCAATGAAACTAAGTATAGCATATTTTCATGACCATCGTGGCGACCATTTCCTAATTAGTCAGTTTAGATGGGCAACTTAGCTTTCAAGCAAGCCGGCTTCAAGTTAATCACCTCGCGACGACCACAACGCTAAATATTTTATCCTAAGCTCACCAAAAAGACGCTATAATAGCACTATACCTCGGTAAAGGGATGATCATGTGTCACACATTGTTGATTTTCGACAACGCTTTATTTTTCTCGTTTTTTCCATTTTATTAAACTCGGCCGCTAATGCGTTAACGATTGCGACTAACTTGGGCAGCGCCGTTTGGACCGGTTCAAGTGTGAATCTGTCTGACTGGATTCACATTTCATTGGGCACCACCTTGCTCTTATACGGGCTCGCCGTCACCCTTTTAAACCAACTCATGCTTGGTCATTTTGATCAGCGCCGGTTTATTTCTAATCTACTTTATATTCTACCGTTTAGTTATCTAGTTGAATTCATTGGTTACTTTTGGCGTTGGTTAGGGGTGCCAAGTTTCGCTTGGCCACTGCGCCTAGTCCTTAATCTCTGTGGCTTATTAGGCGTTGCCATGGCCGTCTCTATCTATCAACGCTGCAACCTCATCCAACATCCCAATGATGACCTTTCTTATATTTTACGGTTTCGTTTCTTACATGGCTCCGCAATTATTGCCCAATGGACCAGTTATTTGCCGCCATTGACGATTACAGTGGTAGCCTTTTTAGCCACTGGTCAATTACGCGCAATCGGCATTGGGACGCTCTTTGCCCTAACCGCTCAGGGCGCTATCATGGGCTGGTCTGATACGCACGTCTTCCCCGGTCTCAAACACCATGTGGACGTTCCCACGGCAACGCCCCATCATCCCGCCTAACATTGACAAAATTAGCCGTTAACCGGGATAATGGATTTATTCTTAATTATTGGATGGCAATTATATGAATCTTACACAACTAACAAGTCAAATCGGCTTAATGTTTATTTTGATGTTGATTGGCTTAATGGCTAACAAGCTAGGTTTTATGCACGGTCAAACATCGACCGATTTAACCAATATCTTACTGTACATCGTTTCACCTTGTCTGATTATCAAGGCCTTTGAACAACCATTTTCGGTGAATCGTCTCCAAACGCTAGGCCGCGTAATTGTGGGCATTATCCTGATTTACGGGTTAATGATTCTGATTACGCAACTGGTTTTTAAACCTGTTAAGGACCTCAATTTACAGCGTACCATGCGTTACGGCGCCGTTTATTCAAACGCTGGTTTTATGGGGATTCCCTTAACCAGCGCCCTTTTTGGGAGTACTGGCGTCTTTTTTGCCGTCGCTTCATTAGCCGCTTTTAATATCTTTAGTTGGACTCACGGGATTACCTTATTCACCGGTAAACAGGGCAACCGGCGCGACAACTTTAAACAAATTATTTTGAATCCAAATATTATTGCCATTATGCTCGGCTTGATTTTATTCGTGACTGCGGTTCCCTTACCGAATTTGATTAACCGGACGATTACCACTGTCAGTTCGGTTAATACCCCGCTGTCCATGATTGTGATTGGTAATAGTCTGGCGGCCGTCCGTTTCAATCGGCAAACCCTTGATAAACGCTTAGGTTGGGTTTTATTGTTACGCAACTTTATCTTTCCCTATCTCACGATGGTCGTTTTGGAACTCATGGGGATTACTGGCGTTCCACTCTACACAACCGTCTTAATGGCCGCTTGTCCCGTTGCCGGCATCGTGGTCTTATTTACCTTAAAAGTCCATGGACAACCAGGACCAGCTGTCACGTTAATGAGTCTCTCAACTTTATTAAGTGTCGTCAGCATTCCGCTGGTATTCAGTCTAGTTCAACTCTAAATTTTGCGTCGACTCAAACTCGCTGTCAGTGTTTTACTGCTGACGGCGAGTTTTTTTGCCATACTTTTTTACGTTCTCTGGTGACAAACCGTCGACCTAAGCCCAACAATGGGAGGCCTTTACCTAAAGTGCTATACTTATTAGTTATGTGTGTTATTAAATATATTATTTTGAAAGGACTGTTTTTAACTCATGTCAACCGCCAATTCAGATTTGCCATTAGATGCCAACGGCCGCCCCTATCACCGTACTTGGCTCGTATTAACTTTGCTTGTCGGCACTTTTAGTACTTTTATTACCCAGACCTTACTCACAACGGCTTTTCCAACTTTAATGGCTTATTTTCATATTTCAGCCAATGCCGTTCAATGGTTAACCACTGGTTTCATGTTAATTATGGGAATCATGATTCCCGTCAGTGCCTGGATGTTAACTCGAATTAATTCGAAGATTCTCTACTTAGCGGCCATGATTATCTTCGGTTTAGGTACCTTACTCGCTTATTTTTCAGTTAACTTTCAGATGTTACTCGTTGCCCGCATGATTCAAGCAATGGGGGTCGGAATTTCAGCCCCGGTCTTCCAAACCATTATGTCTTCCGTCTACCCACCGGAAAAACGTGGCGCTGCTATGGGAACTGCCGGCATCGTCATTGGGCTAGCCCCGGCCATCGGTCCCACCTTATCTGGTTGGATTATTGATAACCACTCTTGGCGGGCCTTGTTTTTGTTCATCATGCCCATTAACTTAGCCGTCATTGTTATTTCATTATTTACTTTACGCAAAGTTTTACCGACCTCTAAGCAACCCATTGATTGGTGGTCCGTTTTGATTTCTACCATCGGTTTCGGGAGCATGCTATATGGATTTTCTTCCGTTGGTGAAAGTGGCTGGGGCGATCCAGTCGTATTAGTGACCTTAATCATCGGGATTATTTTTATCATTTTATTTGTTTGGCGCCAATTACATATGGATCAGCCATTATTGGAACTGCGCGTGTTTAAAATCCCCGCCTTTACCCTTTCTGCCGTTTTAACGGCCTTGTCTTACATGGCAATGATGGGGGTTGAAATGATTTTACCGTTGTATATTCAAACTGTTTTAGGCCGTTCACCAATGGATTCCGGACTAATTTTGTTGCCAGGCGCCATTATGATGGCATTATGAGCCCCATCACTGGTCGAATCTTCGATCATATTGGTGCTCGCCGCCTTGCAATGACCGGGATGTTACTTTTAACGATTGGGACGGCCTTCTTCTTATCGATTAGTGCAACGACGCCCATTCTCTGGATTATTGTGGTCTACGCCATCCGGATGTTTGGCTTGACGATGGTCACAATGCCAGTCACTACAACTGGGATTAACGCCCTACCATTTAATCTGATTGCCCATGGAACAGCCGCCAACAATACGTTACGGCAAGTCGCTGCTTCAATGGGAACCGCCGTTTTAATTAGTGTCTATTCAAGTGTGGCCAAGTGGCAAATGCCAAGCCAACACTTACTCACAACGGCACCGTTAAAATACAAATCAGCGGCCGTCACCGCCACCTTATCTGGCTATCATATGGCTTTCGTTGTTTCATTAGTCTTTTGTGCCCTTGGCTTTGGCCTCACCTTCTTCTTAAAGTCCGGCCATCATTCCGTATCAGTTAAAAAGGAGGATCAAGCGGCATGATTATCATTGGCTTAATTTTATTTGTCTTTATCTTTTCCGGCTTGATGATTTTTAGGCCCAATAGTCTGGGTCGTACAATTGGGATTACCCTCAGCTTTCTGATTATTGCCGGTAGTTTGATTGCCTTAATCCTAAATGACAATTACCACTGGGGCATGGTTAAAGTCAAAACAACTCAAACTGTTACTTTAAAACCGCTCCGTACTAAGCGTCTTGCGGTTGGCATTCACCAGCTCGGCCATGGTTCCGAACGTGTCCTAGTTTATCGGACCACGTTAAAGCCCAACCAAATTCAAACCACCACCACTAATGCGACGACCACGCTAACAACCGGGGCCACGCCGCACGTTCAAATTGCCACAACGCGTTGGCAGTATCGTAACGCTTGGACACGTCATTTATTTGAACTTGGTAAATCAAAACAGCCATTAGCCAGCAAGCAGTATACGTTTAACTTGCCGACCAATTGGCACTCATTTACCTTGACTAACACTAAATAACTAAGAACCAGATCCCAAAAGTTGGGGCATTTGTGAACATTAATCTAAAATCGGCGGTCATTCTGTTCTTGGGAATGACCGCCGATTTTAAGCTAAGCAGATTGAGATTAGTCATTTTGTCTCAATCTCTTTTTTGATGCTGGATGAATTATCAAAAAAATCTCGGTGGCCGCACACTTTTAATTGACCAACACACTTTCAATTATGTATGCTTACTATTGACTTAGTCGCATGGTGACTCAGCTACCGATTAAACCTGAACAGGCTACTAAGTTGCTGCAGTGAAATGGCTTGATTGAAAACTTCTTAAAATTCAATTTTCAGACTTAGACGGAGGGTTAGTTGTGAAAAAAGACGTGGTAATTTATCCAACAATTTTTAGTAAAGACGGTGACAATATCTTTGTACGTGTTCCAGATTTAAAAAATGGCTTTACTCAAGGAAACAATATCATTGATGCGGTTACTATGAGTGAAGACTTAATTGGAAATTTACTAGAAAATCAAACAAGTTATCCAGAACCATCAGATATTGATCCGGCATCTCTAAAAACCGATGAGAAATTAGTTTACATTACTGTGGATTTAAATGCTTTTCGTAGAGAATTTTCACAGACCGTTCAGAAGAGCATTTCTATTCCTGTGTATCTAAATGACATGGCTAAAAGTCAAAAGCTAGACCTTTCTCAGGTCTTAACAAATGCACTAAAGACTAAACTAGAGGCTTAATTTCATTAAAAAACCAACATAACTTTGTGCCGGCTCATTTAAATAACCTACGCTTTAATCAAGCTTAGGCTATCAATTGGTAGTACGGCAGATAAGTTCAGTCGTCAAAATCAGCTTGAACAACGGCATTATTGGCATACTGGGTCATAACCGTAGTATCCTTAAGACACAAAAAAGACTAGTGCTATAACACTAGTCCGATGCCAACCGTTTCAAAGGCGATGGCCTATTTACAAAACGATATTATTGTCGCCCTGCAACCTTCAAAGTTAAGCAGGGCGGCTTTTTTGTTGTGCTTGTTGCGCTCATTTAGCACTAAACCTTAGTGTCGCAATAATAAGCTAATTAAAATCAAAGCACTCACAACCTGTAATGTTCCAACCCCTAGTCCATAAAGTGCTAATCGTTTACCCGCCTTCAAGAAATTCATCAAGTTCAAGCGTAAACCAATCGCAGCTAGCGCAATGATTTCAAACCAACTACTAATCGTATGCGCCGTTACTGCAATAACAGTAGGTAACGTTATCAAACTGTTAATACCACACAGAATCAGGAAACCAGCAACATACCATGGCAGCCAATGCCCGTTACCATTTCCACTCACCACCGCATCCGTCGCAACGGTCTTGGCTAATGAACGCTGATGTAGCCGACCAAAAATCAAGACGACCACAACCAGCATCATAATCCGCATAATCTTAAAAATCGTTGCAAACTGCACAGTCGCTTGATTAATCATACTAGCTGAAGCCACGACTTGTCCTACCGATTGTAAAGTTCCCCCGATCAGGGCCCCTTTTAGAATCACTTGGCTACCAAAAACACTCAGTCCCAACCATGGCAACGTTAGCATTAGGACCGTTCCCATCAAGTTAACTAACGTAATTACAGTCCCTTTTGCCTCATCATCCGCCTCAATTACTGGTGCAATCGACGCAATCGCTGATGACCCACAAACGGCATTCCCACCAGCCATCAATAGTCGGATGGATTGATTAAACCCTAGCTTTTGGCCTAACCATAACGCCCCGATAATCGTAATCGTCATTTGTAACACAATGAAACCGACACCCCAACCACCCACTCGCCCGATAGTTTGCACCGTCATCGTTGCGCCCAACAACATCACTGAATATTCGAGTAATTTACTTTCTGAAAACTTAGTTCCTGGTGCTAATTGTGGCTGCCGTAAAAAGGTATTCCCACCAACAATCCCTAATAAAATCGCAATCGTAGCGGCCCCTAATGCCGGTACGACTTGTGCTAATAACTGACTAATAATGGCAATTCCTAAACTGGTCACCAATCCCGGCAAAATAGCTTTAATTCTCAATCCTTTCAACCCCTGTCCCTTTTAATAAGTCTAAGTATACGGAATTGATTTACATTTGAGAAATAAATTATTATGATAGTTACTATTAAGATTATTAATAATAAGGAGCGCGGCAATGTTAAAACAACTACAGACCTTCAAAACCGTTTTTGAAACCCGTAACTTTTCTCAAGCAGCCGCTCAATTATTCATTTCACAACCCACCGTCTCAACACAGATCAAACAGTTAGAAACTGAATTAGACACCGTCCTATTCACGCGCAACGGTCGCCAAGAAATCAGTCCAACCACTAGTGGCAGCTTGCTTTACCGCCAAGCCCAGAAATTATTAGAGACCTGGTCAGCTACAAAAACTGCCGTTCAAGCCACCGGGCCGCTAACCAAGATCACGGCCCGGATTGGGGCTTCTCATACCACGGCTAGCTTAGTCATGCCCAGCTTACTGCAAGCACTTGCACCATTAAGTGACCAATTCGATTTTGAAGTCACCTTAGCTAACTCCGCCGAAATTTTAACGCAAATGTCACAACATCAATTAGACTTTGGTCTCGTTGAAAAACCGCTGGTAACCGATCAACTCAATCGGCTGGCCTTTGGTCAAGACAAGCTCGTCCATGCGGGGCACTTTGACAGTCCAATATGGCTCTTACGCGAGCCTAATTCTGGTGTCCGCCATTACACGAACGCCTTTTTAAAGGCGCAGAATATCCAACCTGCGCAAACCATGATTATTCATAGTAACCAGTTAATCGCTGATTTGCTGGCACAAGGCGTTGGTCAGTCGATTATTTCGCAACAAGTGCTAGCGGCCAACGTCCCGTTACGCCCGTTAAGCCAAAACTATCAACGGCGATTCTATCTCTTGACCCCGGCCGCAATCCGGCCCCAACTAAAGCCCGCCCAGTCAGTCATTACGACTTGCTTGCAGCAGTGGTCTTAACCTGAAAACGGCAGTCATTCTCAAATTTAGAATGACTGCCGTTTTCAATTTTTGAAATTAGGCGAGGAAACACGTTCTTTTAAGGACGTGATGAATCGCTTTTTAGTTTGTAAGTAGCGTCTATTTAATAGAAATCGGTTCAAAATGCGGATTTAGTATTGAACAGATGGAAATTAGTCACGACGATTATAGCCACTTATTAGTTAGGGTACCGCCAAAGTTATTGGTATCACTAACCAGCGAGCCGCTGCTAAATATAGCGATGACCAACGAATAGAAGAGGTGCTTATAGATGACGCTGCGGGCGATTAAAACCAGGATCTATCCCCAAATTGACCAACAAGCCAAAATTATTAACAACTTTGGCTGCTGTCGTTTCGTCTGGAACCAGTTATTAAGTATGCAGCTTGAGCGGCATAACAACGGTGGATCCTACGTCAATGAATTTGGCATGAATTATCTGATCAAGTGTCTCAAACAGGAATACCCGTTTCTCAAGCAAGCGGAATCAACCAGTCTTTTACACGTTAGCCGTGATTTACATCATGCTTTTCAGAAGTTATTTAAGGAGCATGTCGGTTTTCCGAAGTTCAAATCACGTAAGTTCCCCAAACAGAGCTATCAATCTAATGCCGTAAATCACAACGTTATTCAGATCAATCAATATCAAATCAAATTGCCAAAATTAGGCCGTATCGCCTTTAAATCCGGCCGACAACTCACTGGTAAAATCAAGAATGTCACAATCCGACTATCCGCTACCGGCAAATATTACGCCATTGTGTTAGTCGATAATGACGTGCAAAAACTTCCTAAAACTAAGCAAGCGGTGGGAATTGATATGGGGGTGGCGGATTTAATGATTACCAGT
This genomic window from Lactobacillus sp. CBA3606 contains:
- a CDS encoding AEC family transporter, whose amino-acid sequence is MNLTQLTSQIGLMFILMLIGLMANKLGFMHGQTSTDLTNILLYIVSPCLIIKAFEQPFSVNRLQTLGRVIVGIILIYGLMILITQLVFKPVKDLNLQRTMRYGAVYSNAGFMGIPLTSALFGSTGVFFAVASLAAFNIFSWTHGITLFTGKQGNRRDNFKQIILNPNIIAIMLGLILFVTAVPLPNLINRTITTVSSVNTPLSMIVIGNSLAAVRFNRQTLDKRLGWVLLLRNFIFPYLTMVVLELMGITGVPLYTTVLMAACPVAGIVVLFTLKVHGQPGPAVTLMSLSTLLSVVSIPLVFSLVQL
- a CDS encoding DUF4811 domain-containing protein; translated protein: MIIIGLILFVFIFSGLMIFRPNSLGRTIGITLSFLIIAGSLIALILNDNYHWGMVKVKTTQTVTLKPLRTKRLAVGIHQLGHGSERVLVYRTTLKPNQIQTTTTNATTTLTTGATPHVQIATTRWQYRNAWTRHLFELGKSKQPLASKQYTFNLPTNWHSFTLTNTK
- a CDS encoding type II toxin-antitoxin system HicB family antitoxin, with the translated sequence MKKDVVIYPTIFSKDGDNIFVRVPDLKNGFTQGNNIIDAVTMSEDLIGNLLENQTSYPEPSDIDPASLKTDEKLVYITVDLNAFRREFSQTVQKSISIPVYLNDMAKSQKLDLSQVLTNALKTKLEA
- a CDS encoding YeiH family protein — encoded protein: MRIKAILPGLVTSLGIAIISQLLAQVVPALGAATIAILLGIVGGNTFLRQPQLAPGTKFSESKLLEYSVMLLGATMTVQTIGRVGGWGVGFIVLQMTITIIGALWLGQKLGFNQSIRLLMAGGNAVCGSSAIASIAPVIEADDEAKGTVITLVNLMGTVLMLTLPWLGLSVFGSQVILKGALIGGTLQSVGQVVASASMINQATVQFATIFKIMRIMMLVVVVLIFGRLHQRSLAKTVATDAVVSGNGNGHWLPWYVAGFLILCGINSLITLPTVIAVTAHTISSWFEIIALAAIGLRLNLMNFLKAGKRLALYGLGVGTLQVVSALILISLLLRH
- a CDS encoding LysR family transcriptional regulator, which codes for MLKQLQTFKTVFETRNFSQAAAQLFISQPTVSTQIKQLETELDTVLFTRNGRQEISPTTSGSLLYRQAQKLLETWSATKTAVQATGPLTKITARIGASHTTASLVMPSLLQALAPLSDQFDFEVTLANSAEILTQMSQHQLDFGLVEKPLVTDQLNRLAFGQDKLVHAGHFDSPIWLLREPNSGVRHYTNAFLKAQNIQPAQTMIIHSNQLIADLLAQGVGQSIISQQVLAANVPLRPLSQNYQRRFYLLTPAAIRPQLKPAQSVITTCLQQWS
- a CDS encoding RNA-guided endonuclease TnpB family protein — protein: MTLRAIKTRIYPQIDQQAKIINNFGCCRFVWNQLLSMQLERHNNGGSYVNEFGMNYLIKCLKQEYPFLKQAESTSLLHVSRDLHHAFQKLFKEHVGFPKFKSRKFPKQSYQSNAVNHNVIQINQYQIKLPKLGRIAFKSGRQLTGKIKNVTIRLSATGKYYAIVLVDNDVQKLPKTKQAVGIDMGVADLMITSDGVKYPTIRFDKALSQKKHYWEKRLARRRLQAQKEVAWDKHNQVLEPRELNDFSNYRKARLMVAKYNEKIANQRNNYLHQLTKRLVTLYDVIKIEDLKTKNLLSNHRLARAIANQAWRELRTQLEYKCAWYGKQLVTVNPRKTSQICADCGYDDGKHGLAIRQWTCPKCGVNHDRDINAAKNILNA